Part of the Limihaloglobus sulfuriphilus genome is shown below.
TTTTCCAAAGCATCAGAAAAACCCAAAATATCAATCCATACAAATATACTTTTATTTAACGATAGAATAGTATTTTCAGGATTAATTTTCTTTTGCTCAAATAATTTGTTAAGTGATAATTCCATATTTCAAATATACCCTGTATATCAAGCTAATAATCCTGTACATTTCTACGTTAAAATATAACACACATATTTATAACAAAAAGGCTAACTATGGATCAATCAGCCCTAAAATCCAATAATAGCAATAATATACAACAAAACAACAAAAAAGCGGCGCCGCCTCGCTTCGCATGAGGCCAAGTTTCAGCTTGTTTTTTAGGGCCCCCAACAGGGGCATAAACACTAAGTGTGGGCTCTTACAAAGGATGTCTCATTACACCCCGCTCATTTCTTTCTTGACATTTACTCATGATGTATATACAATATACTTATCATAGATTTATCTTATATGTTATTAGTGAGTTTAAAATGAGCATTGTAACAATAAACGCAAAGATAGACAGTGAGACCAAGAACGCGGCAAAAAGCGTCTTGAATGACCTTGGGTTGAACATGTCTGAAGCTATCAACCTGTTCTTCAAGCAGGTGGTTTATACCAAAAGTATCCCTTTTGAGCTGAAACTGCCCAACAAAACAACCCTTGAGACGTTCAAAAACACAGATAACGGCCGCGACCTGCACCGTGTCTCTGATGTCAACCACCTCGCTGAGGAACTCAACGATTGAACATAGTCTATACAGGCAGGTTCAAAAGAGATTTCAAGCGTATGGTTAAGCGCGGATTTGACCAGAACAAACTCTTCGCCGCTGTAGAAATACTCGCAGCAGACCAACCCTTACCGGCTACATCCTCTTGTCGGGAATTGGCACGGACGGCGGGATTGCCATATCGAACCCGACTGGGTATTGATTTACTGTATCAGGGGTGACGATCTGATTCTTGAACGTACAGGCTCGCATTCTGATCTTTTCAGATGATTCAGCTTTACAGGCGTTTAAGGTTATTCCAGCAACCCGGTGACGGATAAAACACGTAAAAACCGGCAGGAATTTTATACCCCTCACAGCAGACAGCGTTTATTCCGGTATTTTGCCGTTATACTGCACACAGACTAACCGCTCATTGACATTCGCGGCTCTGAAACACAACCTGACGCAGCACTAACAGCTATGTTTTTTGTGTACAGATGAGCATAACCGTCTGGAGCAAATTCGTGAATTTGCTCTACTGTAATCACCAGCGGCAAGACCGGTTGTAAAATCTAAAATTCCGCATTCTGAATTCTTAATTCTTAATTCTTAATTCTCAATTCTTAATTCTCAATTCTTAATTCTCAATTTCTCACCCAGCAACTGATTAACCACCTTAGGGTTGGCCTGGCCTTTTGTCTTCTGCATTACCTGGCCCATCAGGAAGCCGCGGGCCTTGCCGGACTTCTTACCTCCGCTCAATACGTCCTCTACCGCCTTGGAGTTCTCAGAAAGTACCGCGTCAACAATACCTTCAAGCTCGCCGGCATCGCTTTTCTGGATCAGGTTGAGCTGTTCGGCCAGTTTTTCCGGGTCTCCGCCGTCAGCCGCCATCTTCTCCAGAATGCTGCTCGCGGCGGTTGCGTTTACTGTGCCCTCATCGGTCATCACGCATAATTTCGCCATCGCCGCGGCAGATACGCCAAGTTCAACGAAACTTTTGCCGGCGTCTTTGGCCAGCTTGAAACCCGTCTGGGTCAGGATATTGCAAAGCCGCTTTGGGTCGGCCCCGCCCCTGACCGCGTCTTCGAAGTAATCCGCCATATCTCGCTCCGCAGTCAGGACTCCTGCGTCATATTCGCTCAAGCCGTATTCACTTACGAAACGCATCTCACGCGCCAGGGGCAGCTCGCACATACGGGATTTGATGTCCTCAAACCATTCATCGTCCAGCTCTACCGGCACAAGGTCCGGATCGGGGAAGTAACGGTAATCGTTGGCGGCTTCTTTGCTGCGCTGGTGGAGAGTAACCTCGCGGTCGGCATCCCAGCCGCGGGTGGTCTTCTGGCCGGTTTCCATTGTTACCCCGTTTTCAACAAATTCCCCGAGCTGGCGTTTTATCTCATATTCTACACTTAACTCAAGTGCTTTAAAGCTGTTAAGATTTTTAATCTCAGCAATGGGGGTCTTGTATTTCTCGCCGCCGCGGCTGATGTGCAGGTTCACGTTGGGCTCGAACCGCATGTGCCCCTTCTGCATGTCGGCCTGCGATACACCCAGATAGCGGATAATCCGCTGCAGCTGCACTGCAAGCTCACGCACCTCAAAACCGTTGCTAAGGTCAGGCTCGGTAACGATTTCCAACAGCGGCGTGCCGGCACGGTTCAGGTCAACCTGAGAGAAGCTGCCAGAGTGGGTGTTTTTGCCGGCGTCTTCTTCGAGATGCGCACGGGTGATGCGGATTTTTTTCACATCGCCCTCTTTTGTTGGAATCTCGATATATCCATGCTCGCTCATCGGCAAATCGTACTGGCTGATCTGGTAATTTTTCGGTAAGTCCGGATAATAGTAGCTTTTACGGTCCCATTTGGTGTAGCGGGGAATGTTGCAGTTCAGCGCCAGCCCCGCCAGCACGGCATACTCGTACGCCTTTTTGTTCATCACCGGCAACACGCCCGGCATACCAAGACACACCGGACACACACAGGTATTCGGCTCGCCGCCGTACTCAAGAGGACAACTGCAGAACATCTTGGTTTTTGTGTTCAAATGAACATGTATCTCAAGACCGATAATAGCTTTATATTTTAAGTCGCTCATAATATTATATTCTTTGTTCCAAAATAATCACATCAGGCGTATCCGCCTGCCGCCGCGTCGAAACAGGGTATTATAAACAATAATCCCCCCTTGTCCACACCTTAACAATACACAGGTTTGCTCATCGGCAGCAATACTGTAGAGAAAATTCACGAATTTTCTCAAAAACGTTAAACACAGCGCGACACCGCTTTGTCATTCCGGCGAAACCGGTGAATTAAATATGGAATATCTAATTTTTTCATAATTTCTTTGAACAATATACCCCCTGGGGGTAT
Proteins encoded:
- the gatB gene encoding Asp-tRNA(Asn)/Glu-tRNA(Gln) amidotransferase subunit GatB, which translates into the protein MSDLKYKAIIGLEIHVHLNTKTKMFCSCPLEYGGEPNTCVCPVCLGMPGVLPVMNKKAYEYAVLAGLALNCNIPRYTKWDRKSYYYPDLPKNYQISQYDLPMSEHGYIEIPTKEGDVKKIRITRAHLEEDAGKNTHSGSFSQVDLNRAGTPLLEIVTEPDLSNGFEVRELAVQLQRIIRYLGVSQADMQKGHMRFEPNVNLHISRGGEKYKTPIAEIKNLNSFKALELSVEYEIKRQLGEFVENGVTMETGQKTTRGWDADREVTLHQRSKEAANDYRYFPDPDLVPVELDDEWFEDIKSRMCELPLAREMRFVSEYGLSEYDAGVLTAERDMADYFEDAVRGGADPKRLCNILTQTGFKLAKDAGKSFVELGVSAAAMAKLCVMTDEGTVNATAASSILEKMAADGGDPEKLAEQLNLIQKSDAGELEGIVDAVLSENSKAVEDVLSGGKKSGKARGFLMGQVMQKTKGQANPKVVNQLLGEKLRIKN
- a CDS encoding type II toxin-antitoxin system RelB/DinJ family antitoxin codes for the protein MSIVTINAKIDSETKNAAKSVLNDLGLNMSEAINLFFKQVVYTKSIPFELKLPNKTTLETFKNTDNGRDLHRVSDVNHLAEELND